DNA sequence from the Acidobacteriota bacterium genome:
CCTTGGCCAGCACGACCTCGCGCGTGATCACGCACTCCTTGATCTTCTTCTGGCCGGGCAGGGAGTACATGATGTCGAGCATGAGGTCTTCGATGATCATGCGGAGCCCGCGCGCGCCGATCTTGCGCTCCAGCGCCGACTCCGCGATGGCCTCGAGCGCATCGTCGGTGAAGCGCAGCTTGACGCTCTCATACTCGAACAGCTTCTGATACTGCCGCGTGATGGCGTTGCGCGGCTCGGTCAGGATCT
Encoded proteins:
- a CDS encoding ATP-dependent Clp protease ATP-binding subunit ClpX; translated protein: GFRADIRSSRTASVGSVLERVEPEDLIKYGLIPEFVGRLPVVGTLHELDKAALIQILTEPRNAITRQYQKLFEYESVKLRFTDDALEAIAESALERKIGARGLRMIIEDLMLDIMYSLPGQKKIKECVITREVVLAKDKPITLIEKVG